Proteins found in one Hyla sarda isolate aHylSar1 chromosome 7, aHylSar1.hap1, whole genome shotgun sequence genomic segment:
- the LOC130282909 gene encoding protein kinase C delta type-like isoform X1: MTSRHLDNGCCCCLPTTVSWTERTDVYRIPKMAATGRRGDGEKERGEKREEESGGKRKREEESEEVKESGKKRKEEEVSEEVKKRKREEESEEVKESREKRKEEDVSEEVKKRKREEESEEVEKTGEKRKEEEVSEEVKKRKREEESEDVEKRRGEDARLLEDEEPRPGTSQDPGTSSSYPKFNIYHLTVHQVLGRGSFGVFFYLLPWCRILLLLSMSVEGNATRQSRHRSGGKDQSSQAHFINSKKVGLASVPGRNNYVAIKGITKTGDNAATLQRERRILMLARDCPFLCHLYAAQQSQDHAFFITEYLSGGSLEALLRMCSCLNTDNVRFYTAEIACGLQFLHGHNIVHRDIKPDNIMLDRDGHIRIIDLGLAQDGVTSSNKIQGVTGTLPYMAPEVLQRKMYYAAVDWWSLGIVVSRMSAGRSPFYFGCDREMARDSITREKPNIPSWLPADLKHLIKKLLCKNPEKRLGVNRNIRDHPFFTTINWEELEQRRAQPPFTPFKTALKNGDLPWPEEETALHPLEGFSFIAPSWAC; this comes from the exons ATGACATCACGTCACCTGGACAACggctgttgttgttgtttacccACAACTGTCAGTTGGACCGAGCGGACGGACGTCTACAGGATCCCAAAGATGGCGGCTACTGGAAGAAGAGGAGATGGCGAgaaggagagaggagagaagagggaaGAGGAGAGCGGAGGaaagaggaagagggaagaggaaagCGAGGAGGTGAAGGAGAGCGGAAagaagaggaaggaggaagaggtgagcgaggaggtgaagaagaggaagagagaagaggaaagcgaggaggtgaaggagagcagagagaagaggaaggaggaagatgtgagcgaggaggtgaagaagaggaagagagaagaggaaagcgaggaggtggagaagacaggagagaagaggaaggaggaagaggtgagcgaggaggtgaagaagaggaagagagaagaggaaagcgaggatgtggagaagaggagaggagaagatgcCAGATTAttggaggatgaggagccaaGACCAGGCACCAGCCAGGACCCCGGAACATCAAGCTcctaccccaaatttaacatctATCACCTCACTGTCCATCAGGTATTGGGTAGGGGCAGCTTTGGAGTG TTTTTTTACCTGCTACCGTGGTGCCGGATACTTCTATTGCTGTCCATGTCTGTGGAGGGGAACGCTACCCGACAGTCCAGGCACAGGAGCGGAGGAAAGGATCAGAGCAGTCAAGCACATTTTATTAACAGCAAAAAA GTGGGCCTGGCATCAGTCCCCGGCCGAAACAACTACGTGGCCATCAAGGGAATCACCAAGACAGGGGACAATGCAGCGaccctgcagagagagagacggatCCTCATGCTGGCCCGAGACTGCCCgttcctgtgtcacctgtatgCTGCACAGCAGTCTCAGGACCATGCATTCTTCATCACCGAGTACCTGTCCGGCGGCAGCCTGGAGGCTTTACTCAGAATGTGCAGCTGTCTGAACACCGACAACGTAAGATTCTACACAGCAGAGATTGCATGCGGCCTCCAGTTCCTTCACGGACATAACATCGTCCACCG AGATATCAAGCCAGATAATATCATGCTGGATAGAGATGGACACATCCGCATCATAGACCTCGGACTTGCCCAAGATGGCGTCACCTCCTCCAACAAGATCCAAGGAGTGACGGGCACGTTACCATACATGGCCCCAGaggtgctccagaggaagatgtaCTATGCAGCAGTTGACTGGTGGAGCCTGGGGATTGTTGTATCCCGAATGTCAGCAGGACGTTCCCCATTTTACTTTGGCTGCGACAGAGAAATGGCTCGCGATTCCATCACCAGAGAGAAGCCTAATATTCCATCTTGGCTCCCTGCTGACCTGAAACATCTGATCAAGAAACTGCTGTGTAAGAATCCTGAGAAGCGGCTTGGTGTGAACAGGAACATCAGAGACCATCCATTCTTCACCACCATCAACTGGGAggaactggagcagaggagagcaCAGCCGCCATTTACACCATTCAAGACAGCTCTGAAGAATGGAGACCTGCCGTGGCCAGAGGAAGAGACAGCCCTTCACCCCTTGGAAGGATTCTCTTTCATTGCTCCAAGCTGGGCCTGTTAA
- the LOC130282909 gene encoding protein kinase C delta type-like isoform X2: MTSRHLDNGCCCCLPTTVSWTERTDVYRIPKMAATGRRGDGEKERGEKREEESGGKRKREEESEEVKESGKKRKEEEVSEEVKKRKREEESEEVKESREKRKEEDVSEEVKKRKREEESEEVEKTGEKRKEEEVSEEVKKRKREEESEDVEKRRGEDARLLEDEEPRPGTSQDPGTSSSYPKFNIYHLTVHQVLGRGSFGVVGLASVPGRNNYVAIKGITKTGDNAATLQRERRILMLARDCPFLCHLYAAQQSQDHAFFITEYLSGGSLEALLRMCSCLNTDNVRFYTAEIACGLQFLHGHNIVHRDIKPDNIMLDRDGHIRIIDLGLAQDGVTSSNKIQGVTGTLPYMAPEVLQRKMYYAAVDWWSLGIVVSRMSAGRSPFYFGCDREMARDSITREKPNIPSWLPADLKHLIKKLLCKNPEKRLGVNRNIRDHPFFTTINWEELEQRRAQPPFTPFKTALKNGDLPWPEEETALHPLEGFSFIAPSWAC; encoded by the exons ATGACATCACGTCACCTGGACAACggctgttgttgttgtttacccACAACTGTCAGTTGGACCGAGCGGACGGACGTCTACAGGATCCCAAAGATGGCGGCTACTGGAAGAAGAGGAGATGGCGAgaaggagagaggagagaagagggaaGAGGAGAGCGGAGGaaagaggaagagggaagaggaaagCGAGGAGGTGAAGGAGAGCGGAAagaagaggaaggaggaagaggtgagcgaggaggtgaagaagaggaagagagaagaggaaagcgaggaggtgaaggagagcagagagaagaggaaggaggaagatgtgagcgaggaggtgaagaagaggaagagagaagaggaaagcgaggaggtggagaagacaggagagaagaggaaggaggaagaggtgagcgaggaggtgaagaagaggaagagagaagaggaaagcgaggatgtggagaagaggagaggagaagatgcCAGATTAttggaggatgaggagccaaGACCAGGCACCAGCCAGGACCCCGGAACATCAAGCTcctaccccaaatttaacatctATCACCTCACTGTCCATCAGGTATTGGGTAGGGGCAGCTTTGGAGTG GTGGGCCTGGCATCAGTCCCCGGCCGAAACAACTACGTGGCCATCAAGGGAATCACCAAGACAGGGGACAATGCAGCGaccctgcagagagagagacggatCCTCATGCTGGCCCGAGACTGCCCgttcctgtgtcacctgtatgCTGCACAGCAGTCTCAGGACCATGCATTCTTCATCACCGAGTACCTGTCCGGCGGCAGCCTGGAGGCTTTACTCAGAATGTGCAGCTGTCTGAACACCGACAACGTAAGATTCTACACAGCAGAGATTGCATGCGGCCTCCAGTTCCTTCACGGACATAACATCGTCCACCG AGATATCAAGCCAGATAATATCATGCTGGATAGAGATGGACACATCCGCATCATAGACCTCGGACTTGCCCAAGATGGCGTCACCTCCTCCAACAAGATCCAAGGAGTGACGGGCACGTTACCATACATGGCCCCAGaggtgctccagaggaagatgtaCTATGCAGCAGTTGACTGGTGGAGCCTGGGGATTGTTGTATCCCGAATGTCAGCAGGACGTTCCCCATTTTACTTTGGCTGCGACAGAGAAATGGCTCGCGATTCCATCACCAGAGAGAAGCCTAATATTCCATCTTGGCTCCCTGCTGACCTGAAACATCTGATCAAGAAACTGCTGTGTAAGAATCCTGAGAAGCGGCTTGGTGTGAACAGGAACATCAGAGACCATCCATTCTTCACCACCATCAACTGGGAggaactggagcagaggagagcaCAGCCGCCATTTACACCATTCAAGACAGCTCTGAAGAATGGAGACCTGCCGTGGCCAGAGGAAGAGACAGCCCTTCACCCCTTGGAAGGATTCTCTTTCATTGCTCCAAGCTGGGCCTGTTAA